In Dolichospermum flos-aquae CCAP 1403/13F, the following proteins share a genomic window:
- a CDS encoding AAA family ATPase has protein sequence MDFDYFRTNESNNTNKNFQHLLSSGWRPFHRDFDWEYFGKILFHDTQELTQKSINLVSYYADALARKEYAWWANILNLASDYTRGEFQKYWNYITPDMLTPEHRHKDFLTTETPLVQFVSRNSIPIDYVLNLLQEITVLRVLKLLERPDVITQYYSERDFYFPVEKFVNWERLDVVNTVYAYWSEHDIWLQIEAYERGRRNYTLMAKNMQPLINKATYDLAVMLSGYQSRVGKVHSQYPLLTFPQDIQNFTDIVQQTILDQNQLAVVVHGAPGTGKTAWTQSVAKEILVPLGYVIFILDHDAITNFVPPTYLEKICIIINEADNLAQDRASEVAQYNNKTEHILALLDGTLYQSVIDESVMQMQQKLVILMTCNTTERLDPAMLRKGRVDLICEFSKKFV, from the coding sequence ATGGATTTTGACTATTTCCGAACCAACGAAAGTAATAACACCAATAAGAACTTTCAACACTTGTTATCTAGTGGTTGGCGGCCATTTCACAGAGATTTTGATTGGGAATACTTCGGTAAAATTTTATTTCATGATACTCAAGAATTAACCCAGAAAAGTATTAATTTAGTCAGCTATTATGCTGATGCTCTAGCGAGAAAAGAGTATGCTTGGTGGGCAAATATTTTAAATTTAGCTTCAGATTATACCCGTGGTGAATTCCAAAAATATTGGAATTATATTACACCAGATATGCTCACCCCAGAACATCGCCATAAAGACTTTTTGACAACAGAAACACCTCTCGTTCAATTTGTCAGTCGTAATAGTATTCCCATTGACTATGTTCTGAATCTTCTCCAAGAAATAACCGTTTTACGAGTTTTGAAACTATTAGAACGTCCTGATGTTATCACTCAATATTACTCAGAAAGAGACTTTTATTTCCCCGTTGAAAAATTTGTGAATTGGGAAAGGTTAGATGTAGTTAATACAGTTTATGCCTATTGGTCAGAACATGATATTTGGCTACAGATTGAAGCTTATGAAAGAGGTAGAAGAAACTACACTTTAATGGCCAAAAATATGCAGCCATTAATTAATAAAGCCACCTATGATTTAGCAGTAATGCTGAGTGGATATCAAAGTCGTGTCGGGAAAGTTCATAGTCAGTATCCATTGCTAACATTTCCCCAAGACATTCAAAATTTTACTGACATAGTTCAACAAACAATTTTAGATCAAAATCAATTAGCCGTTGTAGTCCATGGCGCACCAGGTACAGGAAAAACAGCATGGACACAAAGTGTGGCTAAGGAAATTCTTGTTCCTTTAGGATATGTAATTTTCATTTTAGATCATGATGCCATTACTAATTTTGTGCCGCCAACATATTTAGAAAAGATTTGTATTATCATCAATGAAGCTGATAATTTAGCTCAAGATCGAGCTTCAGAAGTAGCACAATATAACAACAAAACCGAGCATATTCTAGCCTTATTAGATGGGACATTATACCAAAGCGTAATTGATGAATCTGTGATGCAAATGCAACAGAAATTAGTAATACTAATGACTTGTAATACCACAGAAAGATTAGATCCAGCCATGTTACGTAAAGGTAGGGTAGACTTAATCTGTGAGTTTAGCAAAAAATTTGTTTAA